The DNA region TATTTTTACCCGTGAATTATTTATTACATTTTTACCTTGATTTGTTGTTTTATTGACAAATTTAAGTTTAAATTTAATTTTTGAAGTTAGTTTAAGTAATTTGTTTCGAACAACTAATAAAAATCCAATTGCATTAATTATTATTCGAACTATCACAACAATTTATTTTTTATGATACCTTGGTTTAATTTTTGGTTTAGTGTTAAATCCAAATCATCAAATTTTATTTGATCGTCATTTTCATTTATTTATTGTCAATAAAAAACCAATTCCTAAAAAAACACCAACAATACCAAAAGAATTAATAACAAGAAAAACAAAACATATTCATTTACAAGAAAACCAACCGGGAAATATTTCTGATGAAATTTTAAAAGAAATTGATGAATTATAGGGTAAAATGTAATTGTTTGTAAAGAAAGGCAGAATATCATGGTCAATGAATTTATTGAAAGTTTAAATCCAAATCAA from Spiroplasma kunkelii CR2-3x includes:
- a CDS encoding RDD family protein, whose product is MQELANNKNSAATMMSKPEEEYQLHQLARPVRVIFVRLFDIILASLIPLVLTLTMKYWDQARTIWAPILVIAVTFVLFFLYFVFIPYFWDGKTIGKFCFQIKLVTSEAKLKLAVIFTRELFITFLPWFVVLLTNLSLNLIFEVSLSNLFRTTNKNPIALIIIRTITTIYFLWYLGLIFGLVLNPNHQILFDRHFHLFIVNKKPIPKKTPTIPKELITRKTKHIHLQENQPGNISDEILKEIDEL